A genomic window from Aquabacterium sp. OR-4 includes:
- a CDS encoding phosphodiesterase, giving the protein MTMPPSPPDAAHRPAGADPAAAALPAPPESSQPILAGAVRPATDPWPPLLAELADELAALPHAVGPDSGVEGRLRSLHQRAATLLDEQADAALYWLILRASHEPANYSDRHAWLCWWVARETFARLGGSPAQGEALALAALTMNCTLRTLQDRLAQNDTPPSVAEQARIDTHAVAAAHTLAAAGVGDALWLAIVRHHHDEAPDALPLMRLPPEAAAARLLRRVDRFAAALACRADRPPLSPVLAARTACRGADGTVDEIGHAMIGALGLYPPGSPVRLASGERGVVVGRGLRANLPRVAVVVDAQGSALLQPQLRDTGEPDYAVRGSLDADDSPLPLVVSHAQLLQLR; this is encoded by the coding sequence ATGACGATGCCGCCTTCGCCCCCGGACGCCGCCCATCGCCCGGCCGGCGCCGACCCCGCGGCCGCCGCCCTGCCGGCGCCGCCCGAATCCAGCCAGCCGATCCTGGCAGGCGCCGTGCGCCCGGCCACCGACCCCTGGCCGCCGCTGCTGGCCGAACTGGCTGACGAACTGGCCGCGCTGCCGCATGCCGTGGGCCCCGACTCGGGCGTCGAAGGCCGCCTGCGCAGCCTGCACCAGCGTGCCGCCACCCTGCTCGACGAGCAGGCCGACGCGGCCCTGTACTGGCTGATCCTGCGCGCCAGCCACGAGCCCGCCAACTACAGCGACCGCCATGCCTGGCTGTGCTGGTGGGTGGCGCGCGAAACCTTTGCCCGCCTGGGCGGCAGCCCGGCCCAGGGCGAGGCCCTGGCGCTGGCCGCGCTGACCATGAACTGCACGCTGCGCACGCTGCAGGACCGGCTGGCGCAGAACGACACCCCGCCCAGCGTGGCCGAGCAGGCGCGCATCGACACCCATGCGGTGGCCGCGGCCCACACCCTGGCCGCCGCCGGCGTGGGCGATGCGCTGTGGCTGGCCATCGTGCGCCACCACCATGACGAGGCGCCCGATGCGCTGCCCCTGATGCGCCTGCCGCCCGAGGCGGCCGCCGCGCGCCTGCTGCGCCGGGTCGACCGTTTTGCCGCCGCGCTGGCCTGCCGCGCCGATCGGCCGCCGCTGTCGCCGGTGCTGGCCGCCCGCACCGCCTGCCGCGGCGCCGACGGCACGGTCGACGAGATCGGCCACGCCATGATCGGTGCGCTGGGCCTGTACCCGCCCGGCAGCCCGGTGCGGCTGGCCAGTGGCGAGCGCGGCGTGGTGGTGGGCCGCGGCCTGCGCGCCAATCTGCCGCGCGTGGCGGTGGTGGTGGATGCCCAGGGCTCGGCACTGCTGCAGCCGCAGCTGCGCGACACCGGCGAGCCCGACTACGCGGTGCGCGGCAGCCTCGATGCCGACGATTCACCGCTGCCGCTGGTGGTGTCGCACGCCCAGCTGCTGCAGCTGCGCTGA
- the flhC gene encoding flagellar transcriptional regulator FlhC, whose product MSRTKSILTEAKQIDTAVELIKLGARLQVLESETDLSYERLLRLYKEVAGKSPSKGQLPFSTDWFMTWQPNIHASLFLNIHEYLNKVAALDEIDTVIKAYKLYLEQVGAQDLEPQLSVTRAWRLVKFVDNGMLTMTKCSKCAGHFVTHPHEIARHYVCGLCNPPARAGKGRNAGAIRLPSVQECMAD is encoded by the coding sequence ATGTCGCGCACCAAGAGCATCCTGACCGAAGCCAAGCAGATCGACACCGCTGTGGAGCTGATCAAGCTCGGCGCGCGTCTGCAGGTGCTGGAGAGCGAAACCGACCTCAGCTACGAGCGCCTGCTGCGCCTGTACAAGGAGGTCGCCGGCAAGAGCCCCAGCAAGGGCCAGCTGCCGTTCTCCACCGACTGGTTCATGACCTGGCAGCCCAACATCCATGCCAGCCTCTTCCTGAACATCCACGAATACCTCAACAAGGTGGCCGCGCTCGACGAGATCGACACCGTGATCAAGGCCTACAAGCTCTACCTCGAGCAGGTGGGCGCGCAGGATCTCGAGCCGCAGCTCTCGGTCACCCGGGCCTGGCGCCTGGTGAAGTTCGTCGACAACGGCATGCTCACGATGACCAAGTGCAGCAAGTGCGCCGGCCACTTCGTGACCCATCCGCACGAAATCGCCCGCCATTACGTGTGCGGCCTGTGCAATCCGCCCGCCCGGGCCGGCAAGGGCCGCAATGCCGGCGCCATCCGCCTGCCCAGCGTGCAGGAATGCATGGCCGACTGA
- the flhD gene encoding flagellar transcriptional regulator FlhD, with product MTTDQILAEIREANLSYLMLAQSLVRIDRDQALFRLGINEGTADLIAALTPAQMMKVASSNTLLCKMRCDDDMVWGLLTSHGKSAANDAVSRLHASILMAGRHQEAA from the coding sequence ATGACCACCGACCAGATCCTTGCCGAGATCCGCGAAGCCAACCTCTCCTACCTGATGCTGGCGCAATCGCTGGTGCGCATCGACCGCGACCAGGCCCTGTTCCGCCTGGGCATCAACGAGGGCACCGCCGACCTGATCGCCGCGCTGACCCCGGCCCAGATGATGAAGGTGGCCTCCAGCAACACCCTGCTGTGCAAGATGCGCTGCGACGACGACATGGTCTGGGGCCTGCTCACCAGCCACGGCAAGTCGGCCGCCAACGATGCCGTCAGCCGCCTGCACGCCAGCATCCTGATGGCCGGCCGCCACCAGGAAGCCGCTTAA
- a CDS encoding response regulator, with protein sequence MPLLLVDDSAVVRAKLRKLLEGAGHVVVQARDGLEALELLGQQRFALLITDLEMPNMNGAELIAAAHQRPDLSRLPMLAITGHDEMQAHLQSYARLHGVLRKPWNDAELLQRVQSLI encoded by the coding sequence TTGCCGCTGCTGCTGGTGGACGATTCGGCGGTGGTGCGCGCCAAGCTGCGCAAGCTGCTCGAGGGCGCCGGCCATGTGGTGGTGCAGGCGCGCGATGGCCTCGAAGCCCTTGAACTGCTGGGCCAGCAACGTTTTGCGCTGCTGATCACCGATCTGGAGATGCCCAACATGAATGGCGCCGAGCTGATCGCCGCGGCGCACCAGCGCCCCGATCTGTCGCGGCTGCCGATGCTGGCCATCACCGGGCACGACGAGATGCAGGCGCACCTGCAGTCGTATGCGCGCCTGCACGGTGTGCTGCGCAAGCCCTGGAACGACGCCGAGCTGCTGCAGCGGGTGCAGTCGCTGATCTAG